Proteins from a single region of Carassius gibelio isolate Cgi1373 ecotype wild population from Czech Republic chromosome A5, carGib1.2-hapl.c, whole genome shotgun sequence:
- the LOC128000121 gene encoding uncharacterized protein LOC128000121: MSGPDDVLKLLILHEEARRERRLKLRRAFIRLVIPLSIVMLILIALSFLLWIQISLSTGRFHAFSTNWDCEMTDCRPSWVRYPCLNSTEGLNLLPTMYQKVKNHCYRFDGNDTVTYWLGHSPNYPENTLIMQKGRWWNNGDVDVFDGNYSSLSWIPITVVGRNHSDCPVAIDKHRKYVLNQKTPATPKRSRRDNGGELQHAQIEIGGKAVKLPLYPMAPDPRHIVSYYLPKVKDHLYSNKAVRDVAQSYLSRNIFVRDDPSSDTYKLVANDKFLRRWNVLQPEKVHLVRWDKNRSYGAVCDRLGRIDKTDKNNFDLNGSKNGLPNVNALSLAWPRYTKLDDPWKETMHVERCLGMEVKHWFVQTFPPHRPDKCAVIINKILGTPGAKVPMEICNASFVRPDYTWANFADVLFQYDVAMLMANPSVIQMEQLHDHLESRCNSPTSMVYNVTAWMQLNMFHLCLEMIASRKTTMRVPRSTEDFVWKNFQPHQVYMWPQVSDAAMGDEWFDREKQFRQFLRPIPSVQELRGLHDGWSLSHCLHHKAVHTIGPEWNPVEKCKKTDCSETEYCVTNMTTSTEYYPQVKSQQASKKYINDFLKQVKTNDVFAGYEYLNSVWLRSTGTPFLSDPQEPTALAIAWMFAFTVGAIFTDVTESVEEFVEEAWDDFVEASEDALIGIFHYGLYVFGGFVGIIVLCLVAWGLVRCCLSYVFKSACRTINPVEEDLRLRKLTNSLQQLMKDDVNALL, translated from the coding sequence ATGTCCGGACCTGATGATGTGCTGAAGCTGCTGATTCTTCATGAAGAAGCACGCAGAGAAAGACGTCTGAAACTTAGACGAGCATTCATTCGATTGGTTATTCCGCTCTCAATTGTAATGTTAATTTTGATTGCTTTATCATTTCTGCTCTGGATTCAAATCTCTCTCTCAACAGGACGTTTTCATGCGTTCTCAACAAATTGGGATTGTGAAATGACCGACTGCCGTCCTTCTTGGGTTAGATACCCATGCCTAAATTCTACAGAGGGTCTAAATTTGCTTCCTACTATGTATCAGAAAGTTAAGAATCATTGTTATAGGTTCGACGGCAATGACACAGTGACCTATTGGCTCGGTCACTCCCCAAATTATCCAGAGAATACCCTCATCATGCAGAAAGGCCGCTGGTGGAACAATGGTGATGTGGATGTTTTTGATGGAAACTATAGTTCCCTTAGTTGGATTCCCATCACCGTAGTTGGCAGAAACCATAGTGACTGTCCAGTAGCAATAGACAAGCACCGCAAGTATGTATTAAATCAGAAAACACCTGCCACTCCTAAACGCAGCAGGAGAGACAATGGGGGTGAGTTACAGCATGCTCAGATAGAGATTGGAGGAAAAGCAGTGAAGTTACCTTTATACCCTATGGCGCCTGATCCACGTCATATTGTGTCATATTATCTGCCCAAGGTTAAGGACCATCTTTACTCGAATAAGGCAGTAAGGGATGTAGCACAAAGCTATCTGTCTAGAAATATTTTTGTTCGAGATGATCCCAGCTCTGACACATATAAGTTAGTTGCAAATGACAAATTTCTGAGACGATGGAATGTTTTGCAGCCAGAAAAGGTTCATCTTGTCAGGTGGGATAAAAACAGATCTTATGGAGCAGTGTGTGATAGACTAGGACGAATTGATAAGACTGATAAGAATAATTTTGATCTAAATGGAAGTAAAAATGGATTACCAAATGTTAATGCTCTTTCCCTCGCTTGGCCAAGGTATACTAAGTTGGATGATCCTTGGAAGGAGACCATGCACGTGGAACGATGCCTGGGTATGGAAGTGAAACATTGGTTCGTCCAGACGTTTCCTCCGCATCGGCCTGACAAATGTGCGGtaattataaacaaaattttaGGTACCCCAGGGGCAAAGGTTCCAATGGAAATTTGCAACGCATCTTTTGTGCGGCCAGATTATACATGGGCAAATTTCGCAGATGTGCTGTTTCAGTATGATGTTGCTATGTTAATGGCTAATCCATCCGTCATTCAAATGGAACAACTACATGACCATCTTGAAAGTAGGTGTAATAGCCCCACCTCAATGGTCTATAATGTCACTGCTTGGATGCAGTTGAATATGTTTCATTTGTGTTTAGAAATGATTGCCAGCAGAAAGACCACTATGCGGGTTCCTCGATCCACGGAGGATTTTGTATGGAAAAATTTCCAGCCCCATCAGGTCTACATGTGGCCACAGGTATCTGATGCTGCTATGGGAGATGAGTGGTTCGACAGGGAGAAACAGTTTCGTCAATTTTTAAGGCCAATTCCCTCCGTTCAAGAGTTACGAGGGTTACATGATGGGTGGAGTTTAAGTCATTGTCTGCATCATAAGGCTGTCCATACTATAGGTCCTGAGTGGAACCCAGTTGAGAAGTGTAAAAAGACAGATTGTTCCGAGACAGAGTATTGTGTTACTAATATGACTACATCTACAGAATACTACCCTCAAGTAAAATCGCAGCAAGCAAGTAAGAAATACATTAATGATTTCTTAAAACAGGTCAAGACTAATGATGTGTTTGCTGGCTATGAATATTTGAATTCAGTATGGCTCCGATCAACAGGTACCCCTTTCTTGTCAGATCCTCAAGAACCCACGGCGTTAGCAATAGCATGGATGTTTGCTTTCACAGTAGGGGCTATTTTTACAGATGTAACCGAGTCTGTAGAAGAATTTGTTGAAGAAGCTTGGGATGATTTTGTGGAAGCTTCAGAGGACGCGCTTATTGGAATCTTTCATTATGGCTTGTATGTTTTTGGAGGATTTGTGGGAATTATTGTCCTGTGTTTGGTTGCGTGGGGATTGGTACGCTGTTGTCTGTCCTATGTGTTCAAATCTGCTTGCAGGACTATTAACCCGGTGGAGGAAGATTTGCGACTGCGGAAGCTGACCAACAGTCTGCAGCAGCTGATGAAGGATGACGTCAACGCCCTGTTGTGA